Sequence from the Periplaneta americana isolate PAMFEO1 chromosome 5, P.americana_PAMFEO1_priV1, whole genome shotgun sequence genome:
agacagcacgtaacacctgcaccggcatcttgttctctggagatcaaggatccgtcggtgtataaatgaagccagttttgtggagggtacctaatattaattgtctctaaagacaattgtttcagtatttcagtgtttacttctgatttcagtatttcttctgttaaatttagattatattctatatttaatagagttaaagggtttggtttaatttgtaagttttcttttaaattcgggatattgattttctgttttaattcttgaacaatggatatgaaacttttttgagttttcattctacagagaggactgtatgaatgccaattgtttcttgttatatataaatatatatataacacagttgtatgaacactttacaaatgatgataattaagattggtacaattcagacatgtttcggagggtgcccctccatcttcagtgacattaccacgacgctggttcagGTGTTCAACTGCGATGTAttgtggcttaaaggagactcacatatttaaattttgagGTCTGTTCAATCATCTCATCATCTGACATAACTTTTGTTCTAATTAAATTATGTCCTAACACTGTCATGGGCCCTACTACATCTGACAGGAAAATGAAGTTATAAAAGATTTGGGGTGCTACACTAGAAGAggcacaactttttttttttttttgcttcacgggcttatgtgagctgtatatacagtagaacctctattattcgtgGTAATgtaggggatggactgaacggttgatcgaaaaaatcggataatccgtaccatgaaagattttgtaatttcctccatggtcttatatttaactcgctatgtagtggatcaaaagttcactaatttaagtctggttgtcaacgaagggtttttaaggagcaaggaagccctttgtaatgattgtctcaggaaagataggaataaaggaggtctcatgttgtagatttacataattttttacactttttccttgtttttttttattaaatcgcgcagttgtaactccaatctcataTTCTGACGCGAGATGAGCCGCAGtttttctttctcaaaccattcaattatttccatttttttcgatacttatcacaacacgttttctgttaacatccgTGGAAGATATTTCATATACAGTACAAGTTacattatagaacggcaatttgaacagtagacaagctgtgtaacgataaaggcttgtaataacactctctagcaaaaacatatATAGAACCTACTTGCAcgaaacagtacttcatataaattatttatttctgaagaacaaAAAGAGCGAggaatagacagtcggataaaccgccaatcggttaatagagtgacggataattggggttctactgtagtggTAAACACATCATCTTACTTAGCatccacaaatactttcaacataaaaatcctTTAATATTACCGGTAATTTTACCTGTATATTcttaatgcactgttgtagcacCACCCCACCTCTCTTGTTAccaatataacactcgagaggttCACGACGCAATAGGCCTACTAGAGGAACAGACTATTTCCTTAGTAATTCGTCTTGGGCCTCTCGCATgttataatggtaattacaatTAGGCTAGCAGAGGAAGAAAAGAGACGTGCCTCCTTTAGTGCAGTTCTGGAGAAACGATTAGTCATAACCAGACGACGGATTCTCGGTCCTTTGACATAAGGAGAGAGCATAGCAATAATCTAAATCACTTTCCTGCAACTGACGTAGACCTAACATTCAGTACCAGggccgaaaatccgctgtctggtcaTAACCACTTGTGATTATTCTGATTCATTTTAAGGTTGTATTTCTTACCCATCTCGTCTAGAATTCTTGAGTTGAAAGACTTGCTTATTAATCCCTTTTTGTTTAACATCACTTTTCACATCCAGATTCATGTTTCCTGCAACCTTAAAAAAAGACAGTGAATCAACACCAAAATGTCTATCAAATTTTGCTctcaatgtaaaaaaatattgcatttctATGCTATTGCGTTACTATGCCAAGTTACGAATGTATTTACGTACCTACTTTGCTTTTAGTTGCGTCAATGCTATGTACTAACGCAGACAAAAGAAAAATTGGTAGCTAATTCGGAAGGCTATTCATCAATATGGCTCACATATTAACGATATCACCGAGGATCAGTGACAAGTTAGATTTGGTTTGTGAAGGTttttgatatgccttgcataAGTTTATGCGTTTTTTGGTACGCATATCAACAAACCAAACCttacctgtcactgatcctcaatGATGCCCGCCATATTggccaacgttttctaccgaattactgaaaaattgagtGCCAACACCAATTTCGCACAAAAATAAAGGTGGAAAGTTACTGTTTAAGTTCTGGCCGGCGGTGAAGAGGAATCACATGCCTTCCATGTAAACGTTTTGGTGGGTACATAGATATAGAGTTTTCGTACAGTCgagaggttaggtttggttagttcaggctttggTATGTTTTGCATATATGTATTTTGGTCTATAGATGGGTATGGGTAGATATTTGCTttcctttggtaacgcaattgtaaaaaaaaaaaaaaataccaatctTGAATCAATTTTAGGCCCACTTACACTTCATTGGGGATTAGTAATGGTATAGGTTATCTTCATGTAGAAATCCTATATACAATAATTTCATTAAGGCTACTGTTCTAACCTGTTCACATAATTGGACGTCTCTTAATATCACAAGTTATGTCGCGTTCCGTAATTATACATTATTTGTCACACCCCATTATTATTTCCCctacacatttttattgaatttggcgGCTGAAAAGTGAAAACACGGTCACAAGAAGCAACTTCCAAACTCTACAGAGTACAGAGAAAAATGATTGTATCTTCAAATGGATCAAAATTTCCCTCATTTCCCTGCATTTGCTGCAGTATCTGAGCTATTCCATTTGATATACTAGTGTTCAGTGTATCTCTAGTGAGTCGGATGGATCGAGTTGTCTGACGCATTGATACCTGACCTGACGTAAGTGGCAAGCTAGAGAATGGAACGATGAGAAAGGGCACATAAAAGTGATATCCCGATATTTTGTCTGTAAATATCGTCGAACATTTATATAAAATCAATAAGAAATATTCTATATATTTGTGAAGTGCATCGCGTTGTATCTTAAGTTCTGTAGTTCCAAGAGACTGCAAAAATGAGTTTTCTGTCGAAGGTGTTCGGTGGAAAGAAAGGAGACAAGCCACCAACAACTGGTGAAGCGATACAGAAATTAAGGGAAACGGAAGAAATGCTAATGAAAAAACAAGATTTTCTagagaaaaaaattgaacaaGAAATTGCTGTAGCTAGAAAAAATGGAACGAAAAATAAGAGAGGTTAGTTACACCAATTATTTCCTGTTGATCTTTTAACCTCAACATTCTGCAaactaattttaaattacacatccTACATTAACTGCAACCAAGCTTATTCAGCAGCACTGTAACTGCATAATACGAAATAATTTATAACTCTCCTACTGTTGACCTACTTACATGCATTAAATTGTTTACTTTTTTAACCTTGAACTGCAGAATACAGATATTAAactaaaaaagtgaaattttctgtattccctattttttatttattagcaTTATAAGACCGTTTATCTTCGGTATCTCCCCACACTACACAATTTCTCTgcctcatatcacttaaataatccctTCAACCAACCCCCTAACCTCGTCACATACCTCGGCTTAATGTCTCTTAGccatcccctcatttaacccacaaATAAACTTAAATCATACGTCTGTGGTCAGTCCCGTATGTGATGTGAGGCGATATCGAAGATTGGCCcaaagtaatttttaatataatatttagggCACACTTCCGAACAGGCGCAGtggcatttcccctaaggttagagcccagtttagatgtgtgtgtattaatagaaaaaaaaatgtcatataaacatgcgtcatattctcaatattttctagccccttattttcgattaatacacacacacctaaactggccctgttcggaagcgcgcccgGCATTTGTGCCTGTACTGGCTGCAAGGGATTGCTGCAACCATCTTGACTTTGGATGTATGAATAGTCGAGGAATTAGGCCTACGATCAGAGATTTGGACAAATGGATATAATAACAACTGTTTCTTTTTATAAGTCTTATATTGTACTATATAAGCCTTCTGCAACTTAACataaaatttttttgaagttaGATTATTTACCTCTGTTTTAATCAAGAAAGCCACGTGGCACTTAATGAAtctgcagaaaaaaatatttttatatttgcttaATATTTACTTCCCTTTAGCTGCAATCCAAGCTTTGAAAAGGAAGAAGCGATATGAGAAGCAACTGCAACAAATTGACGGCACATTGTCTACCATTGAAATGCAGAGAGAGGCACTGGAAAGCGCGAATACGAACACTTCGGTGCTACAGACCATGAAAAGTGCGGCCGACGCCCTCAAGGCAGCTCATCAGCACATGTGAGTATAACGCCGACCATAAAGTGTACTTTACACTACACGGTGGGTATACCATTCGACTAAGCATTGTAAACACGACACTAAATCCCGTATTATCTTACTCTCCTAAGTCTCTTGTCATAAAACATTTGGatcatatattttacatttaaaactatattatatacataaatacatattattttaatggccATTATTATATATGTTATGCATTGGTTCTCccgtaaattataaattaaaatagttcAGCCTAGTGTTTCCTTGTCTACCTATAGTTCTTTCATCTGTCAGTTTATATCTaggtactttttcttttcatatctggTGGTCTAGTATTGTATAATGTGGTTCCTTAAAAGTACTAGGTACTAGTAGTGTAGATTCGACATTTGTTGTAGCAGGTGCCTTTATCTTTTTTTGAATATTATGTTTCCATCTCATGAACCAAAAAACCAGCACTGCagtttactattgaaagttatacAACCACACTATGTCTTATTACTGTTTACATTCAGATTTACCTACTCTCCTATGATTTCATCTCTTGAATGATAATAAGACAGAAATATACCTTTTTTTTATAAGAATTCATAAAGAAAAATctctaagaaaaataaaaagaagaaatcaGAACAAAAATCTATGTTATTTTAAATCATTTCCATTTTTCTGTCAGAATCAAATCATGTTTGCTTGACATACGTTCAGCATATATGTTGTTTGTTGTAACCCACATTAATTTCAAGTTGTGTTTCTGGCCAAGTTCAAAATATTCATGCttctatttttataaatgttatatgAGCAATGTGAACGCACATATCAGATTCTTCaagaaaatggatttaaaaattTATCTTATATTTTCATGTCTCCACCTGCCCCCCATTTATAACGCATTAGTGTAAGAAATTCGCATATTTAGTTGCTTTTGCATTTCGTAGCAGATTTAAAAATCATTATGAAatccattaatttattataaaaaatattaacttaagtGCATTTATATTTTGGAGGAATTTTTCGTTCAGGGCTATTATAAAAAATCATAAGATTCTGTAAACTTTTCTAACTAAATTTATTCTTCTGATTATTAGCGATTCTTGTATAGATTGACTGACTTGTCATGCCCATTTCCAGGGATGTAGATCAAGTGCACGATATGATGGACGACATTGCAGAACAACAAGATGTAGCAAAGGAAATTTCAGAAGCCATTTCGAATCCTGTCGCTTTTGGTCAAGATGTCGATGAGGTGAGTGTAAATGAGGTCGCAAAGCATGTGTGAAATGTCTCACGCACCTGATGTTCTTAATCCACAAACTTGTGTTACAGGACGAGCTGGAGCGTGAACTGGAAGAGCTAGAACAAGAGGAACTTGATAAGGAACTCTTGGGTGTAGGTCCTTCAGTCGACGAGCTGCCCAGTGTACCAACAGCCGAAGTTGCCAAGCCAACTCCCACCAAGACCAAAGCCAGTGAGTAGCCACCCTCCAGTTTTAATTCCTGCCCTTTACAATTGTGATATGTCAAAGTTTTACCAATTGCAGATACAAAATCTTTAATTTACATACTGTAGTTCATATCATAGAAAATTCATTGTCTTAAAATCATAATGCACACTTATCACGAGCTGTATTTAGAGAGAAATGGTGTAACTTCATAGATAAGAAGCAGTTTGACTTGTTCAGGTCCTCCAAGGTGTGTAATTATTCAAAGTATGTTGATTGTACATTACTTAGCATATTTATGTTACAGCAGAACTTCATTGTAATTGATTCATTTCTAAAAATTGAACAATCATCAAAACGAAGATAATCACTAATTTAAATCAGCATTCAACTTCAAATTGATATATAACACAATTCACTTTATGTCAGATGCGGGAAAAATTATGCACAGTAAATCACagacttcaaatatattattttaatgtaccgaagtacatatgatatttccatgcagatattctgcgtcatcatacaatgaaagagtaatggaacagagaaaaattctctccggcgccgggatttgaacccgggttttcagctctacgtgctgacgctttatccactaagccacaccggattccaccccggtgtcggtagaatcgtctcagttttaagttccaactcttgggttccctctagtggccgccctctgcactacgtcataggtatctatgaacctaggaccgaagtccacacatgtgctgaggtgcactcgtaatgagtgactagttggccgggatccgacggaataagcgccgtcttaaatcacggagtgatttacgcatattttatatattattgtaatgtaccgaagtacatatgatatttccatgcagatattctgcgtcatcatatgatgaaagagtaatggaacggagaaaaattctctccggcgccgggatttcagctctacgtgctgatgctttatccactaagccacaccggatacaaccccggcgtcggatagaatcgtctcagattaagctccaactcttgggttccctctagtggccgccctctgcactacgtcataggtgtctatgaacataggaccgaagtccacacatgtgctgaggtgcactcgttatgagtgactagttggccgggatccgactgaataagcgccgtcttaaatcacgaagtgatttacgcatatcatatatattattttatcattatattatacgacgtagtgcagagggcggccactagagggaacccaagaattggagcttaatctgagacgattctatccgacgccggggttgtatccggtgtggcttagtggataaagcatcagcatgtagagctgaaaacccgggttcaaatcccggcgccggagagaatttttctccgttccattactctttcatcacagacttcaagtttttattaatagatgtttaagaaacatattaaaaatattctggccAGTCCAGATATCCAATAAAAACCTATgattaaaaactaaacaaaaaccagttgaacttgaaattcggcataggaagtggggatggctgggacATACACTTCACCGACCTCTCGATGACCCCGCCAGGAAGGCATTGGATTGGAATCCGCAGGGCAGCAGAGGAATTGGTAGAcccaagataacatggaaacgaactgttctcacagaagcaaaaacgatggggaagacatggagtgagattaaggcgttggccaggaatagagtcagatggagaagctttctgagagccctatgttccacctaggaatgatgggaatattgatcgattgattgaaaTCACAGACTTAATCAGTACTCGCCTTACGTTACTGTCACTTATTtactaaaggctggtccacaataaaccgggaatgaaaaccAGAACGAGAAAGGGAAGTGaagaacgtgaacgtgaagattttttattcataataaacaTAGAatggaaacggctatgcatatcggtatgtatgtcaataacaatatgtaaagtcgatgttatgcattctgatgttatttgtgtataattgacaaaTGGTGTTCTGTCATGAGTACaaacaagccagccaacataaacacaggtcaaccaacttcgaaatttaagacacGGGATATTTAACAATTCAATTAAAAGTGCTAATCTGGTCACTGCAacacgaaaattaaagaaatgtacTTAACAAATAGAAATAAGCAATTTTAGACtgtaaaaccttaaaaataagtttcaatgagcaaaataggcattttcaggCATCATAAAACTGTCTTgaaacgttcatattttatataaaatgtgaggATATTTAATAGTTTGAGTTTAttcctacagaaaaaaaaaataggcacttaacctaaaatccgaagtctattcattaaaaaaataaataaataataataatatatatggtaCACGTAACATATAGGGAAAGTGATTATACTGAATTTCTGCGTTAGTGACAAGCAATGAATGGACAAGATATGTCATggccttcttgctacaaaatgtaCGATGACCAAAAATAGCTTTTTAATAACAAGACGAatttagtaggctgtgatcggaaacaagAATgacaaagttgttgttgttgttatctaatgccgggctttggcaacgaagccattagcgttcttgctctctaatatttctctgtggtggatccatgaggtagaacttcacaggttgtTAATTAGCATAAGTGTAACTGTTTTTTAAGTGGGTACTAATGacacctttcttcccaccacaatctgaacacacgctcttgccatgaaacaatactaacaataccatcccatcgcacctcttcatactcatcctctttcacaatagccctgtcaagactctggaattcgttacctgctagcatcagggactgtcgaaataaaattcaattcaaacgcaaacttactaggcacttggccagtaattgagactcgttcagacatggtttcttgtaattagttctcttaatctatcacaaaatatttcaatatccggtaatttcatcactatagaattttgttattgtaggtttaatttgtaatttagtaaatacaaaaatattctttgttcttaacttctatgataaaatgtctagctttcattaatcaggtaatgttgtcgtactttaatttttattgtaattgtaaatttaatattaattgtaattttattcttcatattatagttgtaatcccctggtagaggggcagagaaggcctgatagccttatctctaccaggttaaataaataaatactaaatacaaagTTTAAACTTGGCTAACTCTCTGTTTCCATTTCCAGGCTCTGGCAAGCTtctcattaattgtgaatgctcacatttaaagacattcatttgtttttttatttccattctcattctcgttgtcgtatccattcccggtttgttgtgaaccaaccttaacaATACCAACAGTACCTGTATTTAGTACACTCCCCACAGgcaattaaaaatgaaacttgtaATATACATAATATTGTCCTGTCACTAACATTAATTGGGCACTACAAACTGTTCACAGAATCACGAGCTGAAGAGGAAGATGACGAATACATGAGGGAATTGGCACAGTGGGCTTCGTAAGCACGCTTCAAACAAGCTGAGACATCAAACAGGGAGCGGGCATACTCAGAACTTGCTTATTTTGGCCATTCATTCtactgcaagaaaaaaaaaacacaattctgAAACCTGAAAATGattttcattgtaaatatttattctggttgaatacagcttgtagtAGACTGTAATGAGTTACATTTCTTCTGATGGTATTTTGCTTACAGTAATTTTTAATTGGTAAAAGCTGTTACAAGTGGCAAATGGAGAATTAATCATTTTTTCTTTGTGctgtgtattatattatataagttttgaaaaaaaaaatatgccttATTTACGAGAGAAGTAATTTGTGATTATTACGACATTTGCAGTTAAATGTCGATCTTTTTACTTACTGTAAATTATAGGAACTGTTATCTTAGATGTGATAATATCAAAC
This genomic interval carries:
- the shrb gene encoding charged multivesicular body protein 4 codes for the protein MSFLSKVFGGKKGDKPPTTGEAIQKLRETEEMLMKKQDFLEKKIEQEIAVARKNGTKNKRAAIQALKRKKRYEKQLQQIDGTLSTIEMQREALESANTNTSVLQTMKSAADALKAAHQHMDVDQVHDMMDDIAEQQDVAKEISEAISNPVAFGQDVDEDELERELEELEQEELDKELLGVGPSVDELPSVPTAEVAKPTPTKTKAKSRAEEEDDEYMRELAQWAS